Below is a window of Salvelinus fontinalis isolate EN_2023a chromosome 31, ASM2944872v1, whole genome shotgun sequence DNA.
TGATTCTCTAGCCAAAAGGAAGATCTGGACTCGAACCATTACATTTTCCCATTTACTCTGGTCTCGTTCAAACAAGTACATTTTCATTTGAGCATTTTTTGTTTTGGAAATATTATGCTCTTTGAAATATAGATTTTAATGTCAACTGCTACCCCATTTCCATCAAATTACCCTCATAATGCTTTCATTTCGTAATTATGTTGATATATAAACATCATTTTTGAGGCAAATTACTAAATCGCCAAACATTATAACTAAATCTCTCTCTTTAAACCTCCCTTGTtcactccctgcctctctctctcaacctcccttgttcactcactcctcctcctcttctctgtctgtctcagggaCTCTGAGATCGATGCGTTGAAGACCCAGCTGTGTCGGATGCAGGAGGACTGGGTTGAAGAGGAGTGTCACCGCGTGGAGGCCCAGCTGGCTCTGAAAGAGGCGCACAGGGAGATCCAGCAGCTCAAGGAAGTGGTGGACGTAGTGCGCACCAACCTCAGCTCCAGTGACTCCACCGACACCGGTATCCAGAAATACTTCCAGGACATCAACGTCCAGAACCACAAGCTGGAGACCCTGCTGCTCAGCATGGAGCTGGCTCAGAACGGGGTGGCCAAGGAGCAGGAGGCTGCTGCAGCAAGAGGAGTGGCAGGGGGGTCCCGGGCTGGGAGGCCTGGGACTGCGGGATCATGGCCTGGGAGTAGTCCCGCTGCATCAGGGACTGGAGGGGGTGGCTCCAAGAGTCTGTGTGGGTCCTGTGACGGCTCCCCCGCCCGTTCTCTGACCCATAGCTCTACCTACACCAAGCTAAGCGACCATGCGCTGGGGGATAAGAACGGGAATGGCCTGTCAGGGGAGGAGAACCATGACAGCGGCTTTGTGTGCTGTGGGGAGAGTCACAGTGCAGCCAGCAGTCACAGGGCAGACTTACTCCTGGAGGCAGCCTTCCTATCTGAGGAGACAGCCTCACTGCTCAGCACCTACTCCCACTTGTCACCCTCCTCCACCTACGAGAAGCTGTGCACCGGGCAGGACAGGGTGGTGCCCCTGCGCTGTGCCATGGGTGGGACGGGCAGCACCAACCACTCCTGTCTTTCCCACCACCACCTGTACCTGCACCACCTCAGGGAGCAGGCCGTCCAGACAGAGAGCTGCCCCGTCCCGGTGGGGTTGGGCTATGCCTCTGACCTGGACACCATCGCCGAGCGAACCTTCCGCTCTCAGGCCTGCAGCCCCACCTCCACCTGGGTCTCAGACGAGGGAGACGACCTAGACTCGGTTACCATGACGTCAGTCACCATGACAACCCTCACAGCTACAACAGCTGAGCCCGCTCCTGGTACTCCTTTACCTAGCTCTGCCTCTGTCTCCTGTGCAGTGGATATGGCCTCCCTACCAGTGAAGGACGATGGGAAGATGGTGGGAGAGTTGGAGAGGCATATAGAGGTAGTGGTGGAGGGCGCAGTGGGGATGGTAGAGGTAGGCAAGCAGCAGGAGGAGGTGGGGTTGGTACAGTTGTGTAAGCAGGAGGAGGTAAAGGTGCTGGGGTTGGTGGGGGAGGGGAAGCAGAGGGAAGTCAGGGAGTTAGATCTATATAATCAGAGGGAGGAGGTTTTGGAGGT
It encodes the following:
- the LOC129830048 gene encoding syntaphilin-like isoform X3, coding for MSAPAPSTRRSVSGSRRFNPLKALQPKRRLQQMLPSSSSPVPVPVPAPPARTAAPVSNRDPYGNASLSSSSTNSGSCKGSDCSPTKGRHMKAYASCTDNHGIRPPPPEQYLTPLQQKEVCIRHLRARLKESVDRLQDRDSEIDALKTQLCRMQEDWVEEECHRVEAQLALKEAHREIQQLKEVVDVVRTNLSSSDSTDTGIQKYFQDINVQNHKLETLLLSMELAQNGVAKEQEAAAARGVAGGSRAGRPGTAGSWPGSSPAASGTGGGGSKSLCGSCDGSPARSLTHSSTYTKLSDHALGDKNGNGLSGEENHDSGFVCCGESHSAASSHRADLLLEAAFLSEETASLLSTYSHLSPSSTYEKLCTGQDRVVPLRCAMGGTGSTNHSCLSHHHLYLHHLREQAVQTESCPVPVGLGYASDLDTIAERTFRSQACSPTSTWVSDEGDDLDSVTMTSVTMTTLTATTAEPAPGTPLPSSASVSCAVDMASLPVKDDGKMVGELERHIEVVVEGAVGMVEVGKQQEEVGLVQLCKQEEVKVLGLVGEGKQREVRELDLYNQREEVLEVKNQREEVRSVEERPHTSQPRSSSLQKIAGVTVVEVDDDDDDEEAEVQGAVGGAEESTSSESGPAVKSYWSRHFLVDLLAVAVPVVPTVAWLCQGARRDGLPIYHFGSLLRGCCTVALSSLRRGGGVRHYPAGTGGGAMGGTEI
- the LOC129830048 gene encoding syntaphilin-like isoform X4 is translated as MSAPAPSTRRSVSGSRRRTAAPVSNRDPYGNASLSSSSTNSGSCKGSDCSPTKGRHMKAYASCTDNHGIRPPPPEQYLTPLQQKEVCIRHLRARLKESVDRLQDRDSEIDALKTQLCRMQEDWVEEECHRVEAQLALKEAHREIQQLKEVVDVVRTNLSSSDSTDTGIQKYFQDINVQNHKLETLLLSMELAQNGVAKEQEAAAARGVAGGSRAGRPGTAGSWPGSSPAASGTGGGGSKSLCGSCDGSPARSLTHSSTYTKLSDHALGDKNGNGLSGEENHDSGFVCCGESHSAASSHRADLLLEAAFLSEETASLLSTYSHLSPSSTYEKLCTGQDRVVPLRCAMGGTGSTNHSCLSHHHLYLHHLREQAVQTESCPVPVGLGYASDLDTIAERTFRSQACSPTSTWVSDEGDDLDSVTMTSVTMTTLTATTAEPAPGTPLPSSASVSCAVDMASLPVKDDGKMVGELERHIEVVVEGAVGMVEVGKQQEEVGLVQLCKQEEVKVLGLVGEGKQREVRELDLYNQREEVLEVKNQREEVRSVEERPHTSQPRSSSLQKIAGVTVVEVDDDDDDEEAEVQGAVGGAEESTSSESGPAVKSYWSRHFLVDLLAVAVPVVPTVAWLCQGARRDGLPIYHFGSLLRGCCTVALSSLRRGGGVRHYPAGTGGGAMGGTEI
- the LOC129830048 gene encoding syntaphilin-like isoform X1 → MSAPAPSTRRSVSGSRRFNPLKALQPKRRLQQMLPSSSSPVPVPVPAPPAFDYCRFIELDYIPMETDYMVSMRPTDRGYLTTKSPERHCRRTAAPVSNRDPYGNASLSSSSTNSGSCKGSDCSPTKGRHMKAYASCTDNHGIRPPPPEQYLTPLQQKEVCIRHLRARLKESVDRLQDRDSEIDALKTQLCRMQEDWVEEECHRVEAQLALKEAHREIQQLKEVVDVVRTNLSSSDSTDTGIQKYFQDINVQNHKLETLLLSMELAQNGVAKEQEAAAARGVAGGSRAGRPGTAGSWPGSSPAASGTGGGGSKSLCGSCDGSPARSLTHSSTYTKLSDHALGDKNGNGLSGEENHDSGFVCCGESHSAASSHRADLLLEAAFLSEETASLLSTYSHLSPSSTYEKLCTGQDRVVPLRCAMGGTGSTNHSCLSHHHLYLHHLREQAVQTESCPVPVGLGYASDLDTIAERTFRSQACSPTSTWVSDEGDDLDSVTMTSVTMTTLTATTAEPAPGTPLPSSASVSCAVDMASLPVKDDGKMVGELERHIEVVVEGAVGMVEVGKQQEEVGLVQLCKQEEVKVLGLVGEGKQREVRELDLYNQREEVLEVKNQREEVRSVEERPHTSQPRSSSLQKIAGVTVVEVDDDDDDEEAEVQGAVGGAEESTSSESGPAVKSYWSRHFLVDLLAVAVPVVPTVAWLCQGARRDGLPIYHFGSLLRGCCTVALSSLRRGGGVRHYPAGTGGGAMGGTEI
- the LOC129830048 gene encoding syntaphilin-like isoform X2, giving the protein MSAPAPSTRRSVSGSRRFDYCRFIELDYIPMETDYMVSMRPTDRGYLTTKSPERHCRRTAAPVSNRDPYGNASLSSSSTNSGSCKGSDCSPTKGRHMKAYASCTDNHGIRPPPPEQYLTPLQQKEVCIRHLRARLKESVDRLQDRDSEIDALKTQLCRMQEDWVEEECHRVEAQLALKEAHREIQQLKEVVDVVRTNLSSSDSTDTGIQKYFQDINVQNHKLETLLLSMELAQNGVAKEQEAAAARGVAGGSRAGRPGTAGSWPGSSPAASGTGGGGSKSLCGSCDGSPARSLTHSSTYTKLSDHALGDKNGNGLSGEENHDSGFVCCGESHSAASSHRADLLLEAAFLSEETASLLSTYSHLSPSSTYEKLCTGQDRVVPLRCAMGGTGSTNHSCLSHHHLYLHHLREQAVQTESCPVPVGLGYASDLDTIAERTFRSQACSPTSTWVSDEGDDLDSVTMTSVTMTTLTATTAEPAPGTPLPSSASVSCAVDMASLPVKDDGKMVGELERHIEVVVEGAVGMVEVGKQQEEVGLVQLCKQEEVKVLGLVGEGKQREVRELDLYNQREEVLEVKNQREEVRSVEERPHTSQPRSSSLQKIAGVTVVEVDDDDDDEEAEVQGAVGGAEESTSSESGPAVKSYWSRHFLVDLLAVAVPVVPTVAWLCQGARRDGLPIYHFGSLLRGCCTVALSSLRRGGGVRHYPAGTGGGAMGGTEI